From Bacteroidota bacterium, the proteins below share one genomic window:
- a CDS encoding aminopeptidase P N-terminal domain-containing protein: protein MNISQPASNFFEQNRKNLISLLPQGSLAIINSSDEYPRNGDQSFPFRQNSDLYYLTGIDQEMTRLVLAPTYHNKDFQEVLFIRKPDPAVETWEGKKLDKELATSISGIKTILYNDSFDSFLHEVMTASESVYLNANEYPKYSNPVPYFDLRFSRELQSKFPLHKYERLAPLLKKLRMIKSETEIDLIRQAINITGLAFNRVLKNIVPGMKEYQIEAEITYAFMMNGARNHAYKPIIASGENACFLHYVTNSDICRSGDLLLMDFGAEYLNYAADITRTIPVNGRFTKRQKTFYDAIMKIQEQAGRLLVPGNTIDNVNKEVNAMMEESMIRLGLFSAEDVKKQPPSNPLYLKYFMHGVSHFIGLDVHDVGTKYEILQPGMVLTFEPGIYLREEKMGIRIENVILVTENGPVNLSENIPAEASEIESIMNDRNS, encoded by the coding sequence ATGAACATTTCTCAACCCGCATCTAACTTCTTCGAACAAAACAGGAAAAACCTTATATCTCTCCTGCCCCAGGGCTCCCTGGCAATCATCAACTCCAGCGATGAATACCCCAGGAATGGTGACCAGAGTTTCCCTTTCCGGCAAAATTCAGATTTGTATTATCTCACCGGCATAGACCAGGAAATGACCCGCCTTGTCCTGGCACCCACATACCATAATAAAGATTTTCAGGAAGTCCTCTTCATCCGTAAACCTGATCCTGCCGTGGAAACCTGGGAAGGTAAAAAACTGGATAAAGAACTAGCCACAAGTATTTCAGGAATAAAAACCATCCTGTATAACGACTCTTTCGACAGCTTCCTGCATGAAGTCATGACAGCATCCGAATCTGTGTATCTGAATGCCAATGAATATCCAAAATACTCAAACCCCGTTCCCTATTTCGACCTTAGGTTCAGCCGGGAACTCCAAAGCAAATTCCCTCTACACAAGTATGAAAGGCTTGCCCCCCTGCTGAAAAAACTCCGAATGATTAAATCGGAGACGGAGATTGATCTTATTCGACAGGCTATCAACATCACCGGGCTTGCCTTTAACAGGGTACTGAAAAACATTGTTCCCGGAATGAAAGAATACCAGATAGAAGCTGAGATAACCTACGCTTTTATGATGAACGGAGCCAGGAATCACGCCTACAAACCCATCATTGCCTCCGGGGAAAATGCATGCTTCCTGCATTATGTTACTAACAGCGATATATGCCGCAGCGGTGACCTCCTCCTCATGGATTTTGGCGCAGAATACTTAAACTATGCCGCCGATATCACCCGTACCATCCCGGTTAACGGAAGGTTTACCAAACGACAGAAGACTTTCTATGATGCCATCATGAAAATCCAGGAACAGGCCGGCAGACTCCTGGTCCCGGGTAATACTATCGATAACGTTAACAAAGAGGTGAATGCCATGATGGAAGAAAGTATGATCAGACTCGGATTGTTCTCTGCCGAAGATGTGAAAAAGCAACCACCATCAAACCCGCTGTACCTGAAATACTTCATGCATGGTGTCAGCCATTTCATCGGACTTGATGTGCACGATGTCGGCACAAAATATGAAATTCTTCAACCAGGAATGGTGCTTACCTTCGAGCCGGGCATTTATCTCAGAGAAGAAAAAATGGGAATCAGGATAGAAAATGTTATCCTGGTTACCGAAAACGGACCGGTTAACCTTTCGGAAAACATACCGGCAGAAGCATCTGAGATAGAATCAATCATGAATGACAGAAATTCATGA
- a CDS encoding succinate dehydrogenase cytochrome b subunit, producing the protein MSKFLHYSSLTKKYIMSIAGFFLMVFLIVHLTINLFILPITENHEEIFREAVHFMTSNPLVKIMEIFLFAAFIIHIIYGVVLQLHNWRSRPIRYKIEGWSHTSYFSKFMIHTAVIVFIFLVIHMMNFYLVKAGLTKAPEGPVVVQNSHDFYHMAINLFSDTTYSVLYILLIIVLGFHLNHAFQSAFQSLGWNHSKYTPAIKLVGNVYSIVIPLGFILIPLYFIFFV; encoded by the coding sequence ATGAGTAAGTTCCTGCACTATTCATCACTGACGAAGAAATACATCATGTCCATTGCCGGATTTTTCCTGATGGTGTTTCTGATCGTCCACCTGACCATCAACCTGTTCATTTTGCCGATCACGGAAAATCACGAGGAGATCTTCAGGGAAGCGGTACACTTCATGACCAGCAATCCTTTGGTGAAGATCATGGAGATCTTTTTATTTGCAGCTTTCATTATTCACATCATTTATGGTGTGGTACTTCAGTTGCATAACTGGAGATCCCGTCCCATCCGTTACAAAATTGAAGGTTGGTCGCATACCTCGTATTTTTCCAAGTTCATGATCCATACGGCGGTGATTGTTTTCATCTTTCTGGTGATACACATGATGAACTTCTACCTGGTCAAAGCCGGGCTTACCAAGGCTCCTGAGGGGCCGGTGGTTGTTCAGAACAGCCATGATTTTTATCATATGGCCATCAATCTGTTTTCAGACACAACCTATTCCGTGTTATATATTTTGCTGATCATTGTATTGGGTTTTCATCTGAATCATGCATTTCAGTCGGCCTTTCAGTCTCTGGGATGGAACCACAGCAAATACACTCCAGCGATTAAGTTAGTCGGGAACGTTTATTCCATTGTGATACCTTTGGGATTCATACTCATTCCATTGTATTTTATCTTTTTTGTATAA
- a CDS encoding fumarate reductase/succinate dehydrogenase flavoprotein subunit yields MTKLDPKIPEGPLAEKWSRYKSTQNLVNPANKRKLDIIIIGTGLAGASAAASLGEMGFKVKVFGIHESPRRAHSIAAQGGINAAKNYPNDGDSIYRLFYDTIKGGDYRSREGNVYRLAEVSNDIIDQCVAQGVPFAREYGGTLANRSFGGALVSRTFYARGQTGQQLLLGAYGALMKEINRGNVTMYPKREMLDLVIIDGRARGIITRELNTGKIERHSAHAVVIATGGYGNVFFLSTYAMNSNGSASWQCYKRGAFFANPSFTQIHPTCIPVHGDYQSKLTLMSESLRNDGRIWVPKKKEDAEKIRKGQMKPVEIPEEDRDYYLERRYPAFGNLVPRDVASRAAKERCDAGYGVGSTGLAVYLDFADAIKRLGLSVIEARYGNLFQMYEKIVDENPYKTPMMIYPAVHYTMGGTWVDYELQTTVKGLFATGESNFSDHGANRLGASALMQGLSDGYFVLPYTIQNYLADQINVPRFSTDTPEFTEAEKAVREKINRLMSIRGNRTVDSFHRELGHIMWEYVGMARNEEGLKKAIELIRKTREDFWKQVRVPGKAEDVNLELEKVLRVADFLEIGELMARDALNRNESCGGHFREEYQTPEGEALRDDKNYTYVAAWEYKGDDKEPELHKEPIKFEFIEVKQRSYK; encoded by the coding sequence ATGACAAAACTTGATCCAAAAATACCGGAAGGTCCTCTCGCCGAAAAGTGGAGCAGGTATAAATCGACTCAGAATCTTGTCAATCCTGCCAACAAGCGGAAGCTCGACATAATAATCATCGGTACGGGGCTGGCCGGAGCATCGGCAGCAGCCAGTCTCGGGGAAATGGGTTTTAAGGTAAAGGTTTTCGGGATACATGAGAGTCCGAGGCGTGCTCACAGTATAGCTGCCCAGGGAGGTATCAATGCAGCGAAGAATTATCCGAACGATGGAGACAGCATATACCGTTTGTTTTACGACACCATAAAAGGCGGTGATTACCGGTCGAGGGAAGGCAATGTGTATCGACTTGCTGAAGTCAGCAACGATATTATCGACCAGTGTGTAGCTCAGGGGGTTCCTTTTGCCCGTGAGTATGGTGGTACGCTGGCAAACCGTTCTTTTGGGGGAGCATTGGTATCCAGGACGTTTTATGCCCGTGGCCAGACCGGTCAGCAGTTACTTTTAGGTGCTTATGGTGCCTTGATGAAAGAGATAAACCGTGGTAATGTCACCATGTATCCCAAGCGGGAGATGCTTGATCTGGTGATCATTGACGGTCGTGCCCGGGGAATAATCACACGTGAATTAAATACAGGGAAGATAGAACGTCACTCTGCCCATGCCGTAGTAATTGCAACGGGTGGTTACGGCAATGTTTTCTTTCTTTCCACTTATGCGATGAATTCCAATGGAAGCGCATCCTGGCAGTGTTATAAGCGGGGTGCGTTCTTCGCGAATCCGTCATTTACACAGATCCATCCCACCTGTATCCCTGTCCATGGCGATTACCAGTCGAAACTGACACTGATGAGTGAAAGTCTCAGGAATGATGGCAGGATCTGGGTTCCGAAGAAGAAAGAAGATGCGGAGAAGATCCGCAAGGGGCAAATGAAGCCTGTGGAAATCCCGGAGGAAGACAGGGATTATTATCTTGAGCGCCGTTATCCGGCCTTTGGCAACCTGGTTCCCAGGGACGTTGCTTCCCGTGCAGCCAAGGAAAGATGTGATGCAGGCTACGGGGTTGGCAGCACAGGCCTTGCCGTTTACCTTGATTTCGCCGATGCTATCAAGAGACTGGGTTTATCGGTGATCGAAGCCCGTTATGGGAATCTTTTCCAGATGTATGAAAAGATTGTGGATGAAAATCCATACAAAACACCGATGATGATCTATCCGGCGGTTCATTATACTATGGGAGGTACCTGGGTTGATTATGAACTTCAGACCACGGTTAAGGGACTGTTTGCAACGGGGGAATCGAATTTTTCAGATCACGGGGCCAACAGGCTTGGGGCTTCGGCCTTGATGCAGGGATTAAGTGACGGGTATTTCGTGTTGCCTTACACCATTCAGAATTACCTTGCCGACCAGATCAATGTGCCGCGGTTCTCCACCGATACACCCGAGTTTACAGAAGCCGAAAAGGCTGTCCGGGAAAAGATCAACCGTTTGATGAGCATCAGGGGCAACCGGACAGTTGACAGCTTCCACCGTGAGTTGGGGCATATCATGTGGGAATATGTGGGTATGGCAAGAAATGAAGAAGGATTGAAGAAGGCAATAGAGCTCATCCGGAAGACGCGCGAAGATTTCTGGAAGCAGGTGAGAGTGCCAGGTAAAGCCGAGGATGTAAACCTTGAGTTGGAAAAAGTCCTCAGGGTGGCCGATTTTCTTGAGATCGGGGAATTGATGGCCCGAGACGCTTTGAACCGGAATGAATCCTGCGGGGGGCATTTCAGGGAAGAATACCAGACCCCGGAAGGGGAAGCCTTGCGTGACGACAAGAACTACACTTATGTTGCTGCCTGGGAGTATAAAGGCGACGACAAGGAACCCGAGCTGCACAAGGAACCCATCAAGTTTGAGTTCATTGAGGTCAAGCAAAGGAGTTACAAGTAA
- a CDS encoding succinate dehydrogenase/fumarate reductase iron-sulfur subunit, which produces MDLTLKIWRQANPATRGKFETYQVKGISSDASFLEMLDILNEQLVMEDKDPVAFDHDCREGICGTCSLYINGRPHGPDSGITVCQMHMRNFKDGSTITIEPWRAKAFPVIKDLMVDRTAFEKIIQAGGYISVNTGNAPDANGIPVPKYAADIAMDAAACIGCGSCVAACKNASAMLFVAAKVSQFAVLPQGKVEAARRVQAMVNKMDELGFGNCTNTYACEAECPKNISVSHIARMNREFFISKVCSSKEAVK; this is translated from the coding sequence ATGGATTTGACTCTTAAAATCTGGAGACAGGCGAATCCCGCAACCAGGGGAAAATTTGAGACTTACCAGGTGAAGGGTATTTCTTCCGATGCATCATTCCTGGAAATGCTGGATATTCTCAATGAGCAGCTTGTGATGGAAGACAAGGATCCGGTGGCATTTGACCACGATTGCCGGGAAGGTATTTGCGGGACCTGTTCATTATACATCAACGGAAGGCCGCACGGACCTGACAGTGGCATTACGGTATGCCAGATGCACATGAGGAATTTCAAAGACGGATCGACCATAACCATAGAACCATGGAGGGCCAAGGCATTTCCGGTGATCAAGGATCTGATGGTAGATCGTACTGCCTTTGAAAAGATCATTCAGGCAGGGGGATATATTTCCGTGAACACGGGTAATGCTCCTGATGCCAACGGTATCCCGGTACCCAAATATGCTGCCGATATTGCCATGGATGCTGCTGCCTGTATAGGTTGCGGTTCCTGTGTTGCTGCCTGTAAAAATGCCTCGGCCATGCTTTTTGTAGCAGCCAAGGTATCACAGTTTGCCGTGTTGCCGCAGGGGAAAGTTGAAGCTGCACGCCGCGTTCAGGCTATGGTCAATAAGATGGATGAACTGGGATTTGGTAATTGTACCAATACCTATGCCTGCGAGGCAGAATGTCCTAAAAACATTTCCGTCAGTCATATTGCCAGGATGAACCGTGAGTTTTTCATTTCCAAAGTTTGCTCATCCAAAGAAGCAGTAAAATAG
- a CDS encoding DNA polymerase III subunit delta, with product MLFRDIPGYAGIKKRLLGTVADGRVSHAQLFLGPEGNGKFALALAYARYVNCRDRNDSDACGTCPSCVKFNTLAHPDLHFIYPVASTSEFKDPRSRDFIPQWRSYILESNYYPALNEWYERIGIEKKQGIINAKDCNEIIRLLSYKSYESEYKIMIIWMAERLYYSAAPKILKILEEPPDKTLFILISEDQDEIINTILSRTQIVKIPRFEDKDLQELLTRQTQHTEEDIRRAAMASGGNLHSAKSFLEATEREKFNFETFRNWMRLCFKKDIIGIEGFVGEVARSTREELKSLFRYALMVSRNSLLIHYNQNKNVFLPPEEMDFNVKIAPFLQPAVLERFVGIFEEGHNHIERNAYAPLTLMDMSLRIMELFRETSQ from the coding sequence ATGCTGTTCAGGGATATACCGGGATATGCCGGAATCAAGAAACGGCTCCTGGGTACCGTGGCGGATGGCCGTGTTAGTCATGCCCAGCTTTTTCTTGGTCCGGAAGGCAATGGTAAGTTTGCGCTTGCACTTGCCTATGCCAGGTATGTGAACTGCCGTGACCGCAACGATAGCGATGCGTGCGGGACTTGTCCATCCTGTGTGAAATTCAATACACTGGCACATCCCGACCTGCATTTTATATATCCGGTAGCAAGTACCAGCGAATTCAAGGATCCCAGAAGCAGGGATTTTATTCCCCAGTGGAGGTCTTACATCCTGGAATCGAATTATTATCCGGCTTTGAACGAGTGGTACGAAAGGATAGGGATAGAAAAGAAGCAGGGCATCATCAATGCGAAGGATTGTAACGAGATCATCCGACTTTTGAGCTATAAAAGCTATGAGTCGGAATATAAGATCATGATCATATGGATGGCGGAGCGCTTGTATTATTCTGCTGCCCCTAAAATACTGAAGATCCTGGAAGAGCCACCGGATAAAACCTTGTTTATATTGATTTCTGAAGACCAGGATGAGATCATCAACACTATATTGTCGAGAACCCAGATTGTAAAAATTCCCCGGTTTGAGGACAAGGACCTTCAGGAATTGCTGACACGGCAGACACAGCATACAGAAGAAGACATCCGCAGGGCAGCCATGGCATCAGGAGGTAATTTACATTCAGCCAAATCTTTCCTGGAAGCTACGGAAAGGGAAAAATTTAATTTTGAGACCTTCAGAAATTGGATGCGGCTGTGTTTTAAAAAAGATATTATTGGGATTGAAGGATTTGTGGGAGAAGTTGCACGCAGTACCCGGGAAGAGCTGAAATCTCTCTTCCGTTATGCATTGATGGTTTCGAGGAACAGTCTGCTGATCCATTATAATCAGAATAAGAATGTTTTCCTGCCACCGGAAGAAATGGATTTTAACGTAAAAATTGCGCCATTTCTTCAACCTGCTGTGCTGGAACGGTTTGTCGGGATTTTCGAGGAGGGGCACAATCATATTGAGAGGAATGCTTATGCTCCATTGACTTTAATGGATATGTCGCTGAGGATAATGGAATTGTTCCGGGAAACATCTCAGTGA
- a CDS encoding gliding motility lipoprotein GldH, with protein sequence MSRYIVYIILPVLFLFFISCDRGRLYDRSFSVADQIWHMDSAMVFSVEVDDSLSLYRFYLNIRHNTDYPFSNIFLFLDTRFPNGNTARDTLECILADKQGRWYGTGGGRIRDNQILIREGLKFPRNGEYLFKITQGMRETGLEGMEDVGIRIEKM encoded by the coding sequence ATGTCAAGATATATTGTTTACATAATCCTGCCGGTTTTGTTTCTTTTTTTTATTTCCTGCGACAGGGGGAGGTTGTATGACAGGTCCTTTTCGGTTGCTGATCAGATTTGGCATATGGACTCAGCCATGGTTTTTTCTGTAGAGGTTGACGACAGCCTGTCGCTTTATAGGTTTTATCTGAATATCAGGCATAATACCGATTATCCCTTCAGTAACATTTTCCTTTTTCTGGATACGCGCTTTCCAAACGGTAACACGGCGCGTGACACGCTGGAATGTATTCTGGCCGACAAGCAAGGTCGCTGGTATGGCACGGGGGGAGGCAGGATCAGGGATAATCAGATCCTGATCCGGGAAGGATTGAAATTTCCGAGAAATGGTGAGTACTTATTCAAGATTACTCAGGGGATGAGGGAGACCGGGTTGGAGGGAATGGAAGATGTGGGAATCAGGATAGAAAAGATGTAA
- a CDS encoding transglycosylase domain-containing protein, with protein sequence MAGVEKKKKRPSRYLIRFWGLYLTVLLIVFLMFFGIAHGWFGYMPGFEELENPESNLASEIYSADGVLLGTYYIENRSNIHFQDLPPHLVNALLATEDIRFYKHAGVDSKALFRVAFGVLTGNYSGGGSTITQQLAKNLFPRGENLTKMQLVMRKFKEWVTATRLEHNYSKEEIIAMYFNTMDYGHQSFGIKSAARTFFNKTPDSLNLEESALLVGVVNGPTWYSPVRNPGHALQRRNLVLSQMEKYGFIDKETLDSVSSIPIDMSRFRVQDHTAGLARYFREYLRVNLHDWCRNHYKADGNPYNLYKDGLKIYTTIDSKMQTYAEEAVAEHLASDLQPAFYEHWKGHRYAPYVFEPEVIQEEIRRLQDQAMRRSERYQRLASRGVEEDSIRIVFNTPVSMEVFTWEGDVDTILTPMDSIRYYKFFLNAGLMAMDPHSGHVRAYVGGIEYRFFKYDHVTQAKRQVGSTFKPFLYTLAMQEGEFSPCYKVANIPYSVELPTGEFWAPRNSSDARVGEMVTLKWALANSNNWISAFLMKRYSPLSVIKIARKMGVVSEIPPVHAIALGSADLSLYEMVGAFNSFANKGVYVEPIFITRIEDKNGNVVEDFIPDKNEAMSEETAYLMLELMKGVVQTGTGIRLRLKYSFQNPIAGKTGTTQNQSDGWFMGITPDLSAGVWVGCEDRGAHFRSISLGQGANMALPIWALFMHKVYADSTLGVGMGDFEKPLKALDLELNCDESEDVEGVLMEFGEEEEF encoded by the coding sequence ATGGCCGGAGTGGAGAAAAAGAAAAAGCGCCCATCCAGGTACCTGATCCGGTTCTGGGGACTATACCTAACGGTTCTCCTGATAGTTTTCCTGATGTTTTTCGGGATAGCTCATGGGTGGTTCGGATACATGCCCGGATTCGAGGAGCTGGAAAATCCGGAAAGCAACCTTGCATCGGAGATTTACTCGGCTGATGGCGTGTTGCTGGGTACCTATTATATTGAGAACCGTTCCAATATCCATTTTCAGGATTTACCTCCTCATTTGGTCAATGCCTTGTTGGCGACCGAAGACATTCGTTTTTACAAGCATGCAGGCGTGGATTCCAAGGCATTATTCAGGGTTGCATTTGGTGTTTTAACCGGTAATTACAGTGGAGGAGGCAGTACCATCACCCAACAGTTGGCTAAGAACCTTTTTCCGCGTGGCGAGAACCTGACCAAAATGCAACTGGTGATGCGAAAGTTCAAGGAGTGGGTAACGGCTACAAGGCTGGAACATAATTACTCCAAGGAAGAAATCATTGCCATGTATTTCAATACCATGGATTACGGGCATCAGAGTTTTGGGATCAAGTCGGCGGCAAGGACATTTTTCAACAAGACACCGGATTCGTTGAACCTTGAAGAGTCGGCACTGTTGGTCGGAGTGGTGAACGGGCCGACCTGGTACAGTCCGGTAAGAAACCCGGGTCACGCACTGCAGCGGAGGAACCTGGTTTTATCGCAGATGGAGAAATACGGGTTCATCGACAAGGAGACATTAGACAGTGTATCCTCCATACCCATTGACATGTCGAGATTTCGGGTTCAGGACCACACGGCTGGGCTGGCGCGTTATTTCCGGGAGTATCTCCGGGTGAATTTGCATGACTGGTGCAGGAATCATTACAAAGCCGATGGCAATCCGTACAATTTATATAAAGATGGTTTAAAGATATATACTACCATTGATTCAAAGATGCAGACATATGCAGAGGAGGCTGTGGCCGAGCATCTTGCAAGCGATTTACAGCCGGCTTTTTATGAGCATTGGAAGGGGCATCGTTATGCACCATATGTTTTTGAACCTGAGGTTATCCAGGAAGAGATCAGGAGGTTACAGGATCAGGCCATGCGCCGGTCGGAGCGGTATCAGCGTTTGGCTTCCCGCGGGGTAGAGGAAGATTCCATCCGGATAGTCTTCAACACGCCGGTATCTATGGAAGTATTTACCTGGGAAGGTGATGTTGATACCATATTGACGCCGATGGATTCCATCCGTTATTATAAATTTTTTCTGAATGCAGGGCTAATGGCTATGGATCCCCATTCGGGCCATGTAAGGGCTTATGTTGGGGGTATTGAATACCGTTTCTTCAAGTATGATCATGTGACTCAGGCCAAAAGGCAGGTTGGTTCCACGTTCAAGCCATTCTTATATACACTGGCCATGCAGGAAGGAGAGTTTTCTCCCTGTTATAAGGTAGCGAACATTCCATATAGCGTAGAGCTTCCCACGGGGGAGTTCTGGGCACCCAGGAATTCATCCGATGCGAGAGTTGGTGAGATGGTCACCCTGAAATGGGCCCTGGCCAACTCAAATAACTGGATATCGGCTTTTCTGATGAAAAGGTATTCGCCATTGTCGGTGATCAAGATAGCAAGGAAGATGGGCGTAGTAAGTGAGATCCCGCCGGTTCATGCGATAGCGTTAGGGTCGGCCGATCTTTCCTTGTACGAAATGGTAGGAGCGTTCAATTCCTTTGCCAATAAGGGGGTTTATGTGGAGCCAATATTTATCACCCGCATTGAAGACAAGAACGGTAATGTTGTTGAGGATTTCATACCGGATAAGAATGAAGCCATGAGCGAAGAGACAGCCTATTTGATGCTGGAGCTGATGAAAGGGGTGGTACAAACGGGTACAGGTATACGTTTGCGGTTGAAGTACAGTTTTCAGAATCCTATAGCCGGCAAGACCGGAACCACGCAAAATCAGAGCGACGGATGGTTTATGGGCATCACACCGGATCTGAGCGCAGGAGTATGGGTAGGATGTGAAGATCGCGGGGCCCATTTCCGCTCAATTTCCTTAGGTCAGGGAGCCAATATGGCCTTGCCCATATGGGCACTATTCATGCACAAGGTTTACGCCGACTCCACCCTGGGCGTGGGTATGGGAGATTTTGAAAAGCCGTTAAAAGCATTGGACTTGGAGTTGAATTGCGATGAAAGTGAAGATGTGGAGGGTGTTTTAATGGAATTTGGTGAGGAGGAGGAGTTTTAA
- a CDS encoding flippase-like domain-containing protein: MKLIKSKLLYNILIYISFIFLFIYLIRTDYINFDKIQFNYIALAASIVLFWIGITMSSLSWGNALKVHHITISSKNAVISHGLSIFAKYIPGKIWVVLGRATYVSNLGYSINTSSLASLKEQLIYVWTGIGISIIPVLIYYGIKSLSILVFGIFILLTIFLFLKPFHNTVIKLINRVFKKDIQVPALRFSENTTIILFCSAYWIIWMVGFYFFSYSIYPKVTIMAVFAFPLGVTLGLLAIIIPSGLGVREGIISGYLILTGIPEDAAISISFLARFWFLSGEIFIFLFAVLLRLSKKNSKQ, from the coding sequence ATGAAACTAATTAAAAGCAAATTATTATATAATATCCTGATATACATTTCTTTTATTTTCCTGTTTATTTATTTAATCCGGACCGATTATATCAACTTTGATAAAATCCAATTTAATTATATTGCTTTAGCAGCATCGATCGTATTATTCTGGATTGGAATTACTATGAGTTCTCTCAGTTGGGGGAATGCACTTAAAGTACACCATATTACCATAAGTTCAAAGAATGCTGTCATCTCACATGGATTATCAATATTCGCAAAATATATTCCAGGTAAAATTTGGGTGGTTTTGGGAAGAGCAACTTATGTTTCAAACCTTGGATATTCTATTAATACTTCTTCACTGGCTTCCTTAAAAGAACAATTAATATATGTTTGGACTGGAATAGGGATAAGTATTATTCCCGTTTTAATATATTATGGAATAAAGAGCTTAAGCATCTTGGTTTTCGGGATATTTATACTTCTGACTATATTTTTGTTTTTAAAGCCATTTCATAATACTGTAATTAAACTAATTAACCGGGTTTTTAAAAAAGACATTCAGGTCCCGGCATTACGCTTTTCTGAAAATACAACAATCATTCTTTTTTGCTCAGCATATTGGATAATCTGGATGGTAGGTTTCTATTTCTTCAGTTATTCTATATATCCAAAAGTTACAATAATGGCTGTTTTTGCATTCCCTCTTGGGGTGACCCTGGGATTACTTGCCATTATCATTCCAAGTGGATTGGGAGTAAGAGAAGGAATTATTTCAGGTTATCTTATTTTAACAGGAATTCCTGAGGATGCAGCTATCAGTATTTCTTTTTTAGCAAGGTTCTGGTTCCTTTCCGGAGAAATCTTTATCTTTTTATTTGCGGTATTATTAAGATTATCTAAGAAAAATTCCAAACAATAA
- a CDS encoding glycosyltransferase family 2 protein — protein sequence MYKGKKIAAVIPCYNEANQINKVVEQMPDYIDGMVIVDDSSTDNTVTVVKELQKKYSRIILIVHEKNQGVGGAIASGYKYSRDNEYDAAVVMAGDGQMDPEHLPDLLDPVVSGEVDYTKTNRLLSGEAYQKIPRTRYWGNSILSLLTKIASGYWHIADSQSGYTVIDKKALHTIDWDKMYKRYGQPNDLLVRLNIFDFKVRDIITDPVYNIGEQSKMKISKVVRTISWLLVKMFFYRLKEKYIIRDFHPLIFFYLFGFFLNLISIPLFIRVLYFWIVFNHIPKVNFLAWMFAVIMGIQFILFAMWFDMDSNKKLR from the coding sequence ATGTATAAAGGAAAAAAGATTGCAGCTGTCATTCCATGCTATAATGAAGCTAATCAAATAAACAAGGTCGTCGAACAAATGCCGGATTATATTGATGGCATGGTTATCGTTGATGATTCAAGCACTGATAATACTGTAACCGTAGTTAAAGAACTACAAAAGAAATATTCCAGAATCATATTGATTGTTCATGAAAAAAACCAGGGAGTGGGTGGGGCTATTGCCTCAGGTTATAAATATTCCAGAGATAATGAATATGATGCAGCTGTTGTCATGGCAGGAGATGGACAAATGGACCCGGAACATCTCCCTGATCTTTTGGACCCCGTTGTCAGCGGTGAAGTAGATTATACAAAAACCAACAGGCTACTTTCCGGAGAAGCGTATCAAAAAATTCCCAGAACACGTTACTGGGGGAACTCCATTCTATCTCTTCTTACGAAAATTGCTTCAGGATACTGGCATATTGCCGACTCCCAGTCAGGTTATACCGTAATTGATAAGAAAGCACTTCATACTATAGACTGGGATAAGATGTACAAACGTTATGGACAACCGAATGATTTATTGGTTAGACTTAATATTTTTGATTTTAAAGTCAGGGATATTATAACCGATCCGGTATATAATATCGGAGAGCAATCAAAAATGAAGATTTCAAAAGTTGTCCGGACAATTTCCTGGTTGTTGGTAAAGATGTTTTTCTATCGCCTGAAAGAAAAGTATATCATTAGAGATTTTCATCCCCTGATTTTCTTTTATCTATTTGGTTTCTTTCTGAATTTAATCAGCATACCCCTTTTCATTAGGGTATTGTATTTCTGGATCGTCTTTAATCACATACCAAAAGTAAATTTCCTTGCATGGATGTTTGCCGTGATTATGGGAATACAGTTCATCCTTTTTGCCATGTGGTTTGATATGGACAGTAACAAAAAACTCAGATGA